One Mesorhizobium sp. L-2-11 genomic region harbors:
- the tssF gene encoding type VI secretion system baseplate subunit TssF, whose amino-acid sequence MDRVFVEYYEEELTHIRGLAAEFADMHPAVARNLSLDTVPCPDPYVERLLDGVAFLAARTRMKVDAERSRFSRSVLDVLYPDLVTPAPATAMAVLKPGQQVQSMIAGHVIKRNTRLVSSLHPGLSTRCTFTTAQEITLWPITITAVSYFQDRSGLAAAGITPIGGVGGEAALRITLGRTGKGKLGELALDRLDFYFAGRTKAPLLFDAIFGACSAVGARAEGKANPLSPLPEPEMVGISDDEALMPRTRPTFEGYRLLREYFMMPERFHYVRVSGLQSVVRRCEAGVEIIFMFRRPVPELADVTPADFELFATPIINLFERDCNVIELDPRRTRQVLHADRTRARDFEIYRVTRVEDADAEGPDAEIPELFSLGQNRSNGWVYSTERRPRRATEDERRDGLTRTSYTGDDVFLSVSRPAGSPANRPLKRLDIVALCTNRDLPILDDNPTLTLETGDPVETVRLIGALRPPQPAIPAALPAGAEGESRADNLAWRLVAQLALNFLSLAKEGRGVDPLHALLDLYADRGDPSLARNVHSIVRIDSRSVIERLQIDGPMCFGRGTEVTLHVDQSVLAGQSTLLLSALLARLFARHAGINGFVRTRTRLLQKQEDVPWPMTPGNRYLI is encoded by the coding sequence ATGGATCGGGTCTTCGTAGAATATTACGAGGAGGAACTGACCCATATCCGCGGACTCGCGGCGGAATTTGCCGACATGCATCCGGCGGTGGCACGCAATCTTTCTCTCGATACCGTCCCCTGCCCGGATCCGTATGTCGAGCGACTGCTTGACGGCGTCGCATTCCTGGCTGCACGCACCAGAATGAAAGTCGACGCCGAGCGTTCGCGGTTTTCACGCAGCGTGCTGGATGTGCTTTATCCCGATCTGGTAACCCCGGCGCCGGCAACGGCGATGGCAGTGCTGAAACCCGGCCAGCAGGTCCAGTCGATGATTGCCGGCCATGTCATCAAGCGGAACACGCGGCTGGTGTCCAGTCTGCACCCCGGCCTGTCGACGCGCTGCACATTCACCACCGCGCAGGAAATCACGCTGTGGCCGATAACCATCACGGCGGTCAGCTATTTCCAGGATCGCAGCGGGTTGGCGGCGGCCGGCATAACGCCGATCGGCGGCGTAGGCGGCGAGGCGGCGCTGCGCATCACGCTGGGTCGGACCGGAAAAGGCAAGCTCGGCGAATTGGCGCTCGACCGGCTTGATTTCTATTTTGCCGGACGCACCAAAGCGCCATTGCTGTTCGACGCGATTTTCGGCGCCTGCTCGGCCGTTGGCGCCCGCGCCGAGGGCAAGGCCAATCCGCTGTCGCCGTTGCCGGAACCCGAAATGGTCGGCATCAGCGACGACGAGGCGTTGATGCCTCGTACCCGTCCGACATTCGAAGGCTACCGCCTGCTGCGTGAATATTTCATGATGCCCGAGCGCTTTCACTACGTGCGGGTTTCAGGACTGCAATCGGTCGTGCGCCGATGCGAGGCCGGGGTCGAGATCATCTTCATGTTCCGGCGTCCGGTACCCGAGCTTGCCGATGTGACGCCGGCGGATTTCGAACTTTTCGCGACGCCGATCATCAACCTGTTCGAGCGTGACTGCAATGTCATCGAGCTAGATCCGCGCAGAACACGGCAAGTGCTGCATGCCGACCGCACGCGGGCGCGCGACTTCGAAATCTATCGGGTGACCCGCGTCGAGGACGCCGATGCCGAGGGTCCTGACGCCGAAATTCCGGAGCTGTTCAGCCTGGGGCAAAACCGCAGCAATGGCTGGGTCTATTCCACCGAACGGCGCCCTCGCCGGGCCACCGAAGATGAGCGGCGCGACGGACTGACCCGCACTTCTTACACCGGAGACGACGTTTTCCTTTCGGTTTCACGGCCGGCCGGAAGCCCAGCGAACCGGCCGCTGAAGCGTCTCGACATCGTGGCACTTTGCACCAATCGCGATCTGCCGATCCTCGACGACAACCCGACCTTGACGCTGGAGACAGGCGATCCGGTCGAAACGGTCCGGCTCATCGGTGCCTTGCGCCCGCCCCAGCCGGCTATCCCGGCCGCGCTGCCCGCCGGCGCCGAAGGCGAATCCCGCGCCGATAATCTCGCATGGCGGCTGGTGGCGCAGCTGGCCCTCAACTTTCTCAGCCTCGCCAAGGAAGGCCGCGGTGTCGATCCGCTGCATGCGCTGCTCGATCTTTATGCCGACCGGGGCGATCCGAGCCTGGCTCGCAACGTGCACTCGATCGTTCGCATCGACTCGCGGTCCGTCATCGAACGGCTGCAGATCGATGGGCCGATGTGCTTCGGACGGGGCACGGAAGTGACTTTGCATGTGGACCAGTCGGTGCTGGCCGGGCAAAGCACATTGCTGCTTTCGGCCTTGCTTGCCCGGCTGTTTGCCCGTCACGCCGGAATAAACGGCTTTGTGCGGACCCGCACGCGGCTGCTGCAGAAGCAGGAGGATGTGCCATGGCCGATGACGCCCGGCAATCGCTACCTGATCTAG
- the tssG gene encoding type VI secretion system baseplate subunit TssG, with protein MADDARQSLPDLGTLDPGRAEALDDTFDFFELLRRLEQRGGLFGYSGRADREPARLGQHVRLSFSAKDVVEFRQAKDKSSGKDGTPARVTVANLGLMGPEGPMPLHLTRWVLDRLSQRWFTGADARQTVDTTFVDFVNILQHRMIALYYRAWADAHPAVQVERAVGGRVRAMLEAMAGTGLPGTQNPELDAVKLRQAASLASQVDGPERLTLFLAEAFKVPVAIKEFVATWMTIPAALQTRLTQAYAVLGRGATIGPRVFSRQSRIELRVGPIGYEEFKTFLPGGQRLKMFKQAVRDMVGESLDVDLRIVLAREAVPPPLIGAVQLGRTTWLARPAERGDADDMRLRTIVGWRPEMAEVAA; from the coding sequence ATGGCCGATGACGCCCGGCAATCGCTACCTGATCTAGGCACGCTCGATCCGGGCCGGGCCGAAGCGCTGGATGATACGTTCGACTTTTTCGAACTGTTGCGCCGGCTAGAACAACGGGGCGGGCTGTTCGGCTATTCCGGCCGCGCGGATCGCGAGCCGGCACGGCTCGGGCAGCATGTGCGCCTCAGCTTTTCCGCCAAGGACGTGGTTGAGTTCCGCCAAGCGAAGGACAAGTCGTCGGGGAAGGACGGGACGCCGGCCCGGGTCACGGTTGCCAATCTCGGGCTGATGGGACCGGAAGGCCCGATGCCGCTTCATTTGACACGCTGGGTGCTCGATCGTCTGTCGCAACGCTGGTTCACCGGCGCTGACGCAAGACAGACCGTCGACACGACGTTCGTGGATTTCGTCAATATTCTCCAACACCGGATGATCGCCCTGTATTATCGGGCCTGGGCCGACGCGCATCCGGCGGTACAGGTTGAACGTGCGGTCGGCGGTCGGGTAAGGGCCATGCTTGAAGCCATGGCGGGAACCGGACTTCCCGGCACCCAAAATCCCGAGCTCGACGCAGTAAAACTTCGCCAGGCCGCGTCGCTCGCCAGCCAGGTCGACGGTCCGGAGCGGCTGACGCTGTTCCTGGCGGAAGCGTTCAAGGTGCCGGTCGCGATCAAGGAATTCGTTGCCACCTGGATGACCATCCCGGCGGCGCTGCAGACCCGGCTTACCCAGGCTTACGCAGTGCTGGGCCGCGGGGCGACGATCGGCCCGCGCGTTTTCAGCCGCCAAAGCAGGATCGAGCTGCGCGTCGGCCCAATCGGCTACGAGGAGTTCAAGACGTTCCTGCCGGGCGGCCAACGCCTGAAAATGTTCAAGCAGGCGGTTCGCGACATGGTCGGGGAATCGCTCGACGTCGATCTGCGGATCGTGCTCGCGCGTGAAGCAGTGCCGCCGCCGCTTATCGGAGCGGTACAGCTCGGCCGAACCACCTGGCTTGCGCGGCCCGCCGAAAGGGGCGATGCTGACGATATGCGGCTGCGGACGATCGTCGGATGGCGGCCAGAAATGGCGGAGGTCGCGGCATGA